The proteins below are encoded in one region of Bifidobacterium dentium JCM 1195 = DSM 20436:
- the nrdG gene encoding anaerobic ribonucleoside-triphosphate reductase activating protein, producing MISSVSTAIKRHDFAPNEHDRGPFIPTERSNNPKAGQWTNRMSHNMVADYKRFLMTDGEGIRCSLYVSGCPFYCEGCYNSSIWDFQAGHEYNDRLEAQILEDVGQSFVQGITFLGGEPMLNTGILIPLARKIRERYGHTKDIWCWTGYTWEELMREGESPDKRELLELVDILVDGRYIKDLHDSLLQFRGSSNQRIIDVPKSLESGEIVIWPKLHDQLRVIPEIYGKDRAAGEGDAS from the coding sequence GTGATCAGCAGCGTCAGCACGGCGATCAAACGACATGATTTCGCGCCGAACGAACATGATCGTGGGCCGTTCATCCCCACCGAACGCTCCAATAACCCCAAAGCCGGCCAATGGACGAACCGGATGAGTCACAACATGGTGGCCGACTACAAACGTTTTCTCATGACCGATGGCGAAGGGATTCGCTGCTCATTGTATGTTTCGGGTTGCCCGTTCTACTGCGAAGGCTGCTATAACTCCTCGATCTGGGATTTTCAGGCCGGGCATGAGTACAATGACAGACTGGAAGCGCAGATTCTCGAAGATGTCGGGCAAAGCTTCGTTCAGGGCATTACCTTCCTCGGCGGCGAGCCGATGCTCAACACCGGCATCCTGATTCCTTTGGCGCGCAAGATCCGCGAACGGTACGGACATACCAAAGACATCTGGTGCTGGACCGGCTATACGTGGGAGGAGCTCATGCGTGAAGGCGAAAGTCCCGACAAGCGAGAGCTACTTGAGTTGGTCGACATTCTTGTCGATGGTCGTTATATCAAGGATCTGCATGACTCGTTGCTGCAGTTCCGTGGAAGCTCCAACCAACGCATCATTGACGTGCCGAAATCACTGGAATCCGGCGAAATCGTCATTTGGCCGAAACTGCACGACCAACTCCGCGTCATTCCGGAAATCTACGGCAAGGACCGTGCCGCGGGGGAGGGGGACGCTTCCTGA